The following proteins come from a genomic window of Polaribacter dokdonensis:
- a CDS encoding MFS transporter, producing the protein MKNLGIKISIYLNYFVFAILLNSVGIVIAKSINVYGVSESQASLLEAFKDLPIAIVSFFIASFLPRFGYKKAMLTALAIVFFGCLVMVFGNSFVYTKVLFLSIGVSFALIKLSVYSLIGLVTESKEEHSSLMSSIEGFFMVGIALAYILFPFFYSDDPNSWLNVYYVLCFLILISFLFLFFSKVEYTVEATGNSLKEDLQASAKLMIVPLVLVFIISAFLFVMIEQGIMTWLPRFNEKIFFFSEKLSVQMAIIFALSLALGRFVAGYLTKRISWVLLVIICIVISGAILLFVLPQLKESVDLVEITSISDVPTLGFILPLIGLFIAPIYPLLNSTVLSSLPKRLHSSMSGLIIIFSALGGTIGSRVVGELFESVGGANAFYFLLIPMILLIIFVLLIDKMSKREIAVSE; encoded by the coding sequence ATGAAGAACCTTGGAATTAAAATTTCTATCTATTTAAATTATTTTGTCTTTGCAATTCTTTTAAATAGTGTTGGTATTGTAATAGCAAAATCAATTAATGTTTATGGAGTTTCAGAATCTCAGGCTTCCCTTTTAGAGGCTTTTAAAGATTTGCCAATTGCAATTGTCTCTTTTTTTATAGCATCATTTTTACCAAGATTTGGTTATAAAAAAGCAATGTTAACAGCCTTAGCCATTGTTTTCTTTGGATGTTTGGTTATGGTTTTTGGGAATTCTTTTGTGTATACCAAAGTTTTATTCTTATCTATAGGTGTAAGTTTTGCACTCATCAAACTATCTGTGTATTCCTTAATTGGTTTAGTTACAGAATCCAAAGAGGAGCATTCATCTTTAATGAGCTCTATAGAGGGTTTTTTTATGGTAGGTATAGCTTTGGCTTATATTCTATTTCCTTTCTTTTATTCAGACGATCCAAATAGCTGGTTAAACGTTTACTATGTTTTATGTTTTTTGATTTTAATATCTTTTCTATTCCTGTTCTTTTCAAAAGTAGAATATACAGTTGAAGCTACAGGCAATAGTCTAAAAGAAGATTTACAAGCATCTGCTAAGTTGATGATAGTACCACTTGTTTTGGTTTTTATCATTTCTGCATTTTTATTTGTTATGATAGAACAAGGAATCATGACTTGGCTGCCACGTTTTAATGAGAAAATTTTCTTTTTCTCAGAAAAATTAAGTGTACAAATGGCTATTATTTTTGCACTTTCTTTAGCATTAGGACGTTTTGTGGCTGGCTACTTAACCAAAAGAATATCTTGGGTTTTATTGGTAATAATCTGTATAGTAATTTCTGGAGCAATCTTATTATTTGTGTTACCACAATTAAAAGAAAGTGTAGATCTTGTTGAAATTACATCTATAAGTGATGTTCCAACATTAGGTTTTATTTTACCTTTAATAGGTTTGTTTATTGCCCCAATTTACCCGCTTTTAAATTCAACAGTTTTAAGTTCTTTACCAAAAAGACTGCACTCTTCAATGTCTGGATTAATTATCATTTTTTCTGCTTTAGGAGGTACAATTGGTTCTAGAGTTGTGGGTGAATTATTTGAAAGTGTAGGTGGTGCAAATGCATTTTACTTTTTATTAATTCCTATGATTCTTCTCATCATTTTTGTGTTATTAATAGATAAAATGTCTAAAAGAGAAATAGCGGTTTCTGAATGA
- a CDS encoding alpha,alpha-trehalase translates to MIFKIHILNTLTKLLRQEDTDGDKKITIEDQGPKSFTLTTEEDKEVEIKGTYQLSNLLQELVIQKQLGKTIAEINYNNINELPANRISRMIKDFYWKGLTRSMDEQGIEALIADTKNDELTSKILPVYIPYSDKIAFSYYKNLENKLPINTVKLPVNITPEFVKSINDKPGILSLKLEKNRNDIKAVPFVVPGGRFNEMYGWDSYFEAVGLICDGKVNLAKAMADNFQYQIENYGKILNANRSYYLTRTQPPFYTSIILEVFEITQDLNWLKSHLKTAIKEYETVWMVEGKRLTENGLNRYFAEGIGIPPETERGHFDEVLASYAKKHKLSLDDFVAQYQSNTIKEPKLDAYFTHDRSLRESGHDTSWRLDDVCADLNTVALNSLLHKYETDFAQIIKAHFNNIFEDYSSNQWQNKANQRLEKMYSLMWNQEKGQFFDYNFKTEKQTLFESASNYIPLWTGIHKNDAKIMVTSLMNQLKEEGGIAGTSRNMNANLPKDAIQRQWDYPNGWAPHQMMIWKGLKLHGFQNELQELVYRWLYMITINAVNYNGTIPEKYDVVAATHKVFAEYGNVGTDFEYITQEGFGWMNASFQYGLTLLSENNIASLNNLVAPNKLFKSE, encoded by the coding sequence ATGATTTTTAAAATACATATTTTAAATACACTTACTAAATTACTAAGGCAAGAAGATACAGATGGAGATAAAAAAATCACCATAGAAGATCAAGGCCCAAAATCTTTTACCTTAACTACTGAAGAAGATAAAGAGGTGGAAATTAAAGGAACTTACCAGTTATCGAATTTGTTGCAAGAATTAGTAATTCAAAAACAACTAGGTAAAACTATTGCAGAAATAAATTATAACAATATAAATGAGTTGCCTGCCAATAGAATTTCTAGAATGATTAAAGATTTCTATTGGAAAGGGCTTACAAGAAGTATGGATGAACAAGGTATTGAAGCATTAATAGCAGATACCAAGAATGATGAACTTACATCTAAAATATTACCAGTCTACATTCCATACTCAGATAAAATAGCATTTTCTTATTATAAGAATTTAGAAAATAAATTACCCATTAATACAGTAAAATTGCCTGTTAATATTACTCCTGAATTTGTAAAATCTATTAATGATAAACCAGGTATTCTTAGTTTAAAATTAGAGAAAAATAGGAATGATATAAAAGCAGTACCCTTTGTGGTTCCAGGAGGTAGATTTAATGAAATGTATGGTTGGGATAGTTATTTTGAAGCTGTAGGTTTAATTTGCGATGGTAAAGTTAATTTAGCAAAAGCAATGGCCGATAATTTTCAATATCAAATCGAAAATTATGGCAAAATATTAAATGCAAATAGAAGCTATTATTTAACCAGAACTCAGCCTCCTTTTTATACAAGTATTATTCTAGAGGTATTCGAAATTACTCAAGATTTAAATTGGTTAAAAAGCCATTTAAAAACTGCTATTAAAGAATACGAAACGGTTTGGATGGTAGAAGGAAAGCGTTTAACAGAAAATGGCTTAAACAGATATTTTGCAGAAGGAATAGGCATACCTCCAGAAACAGAAAGAGGTCATTTTGATGAAGTTTTAGCCAGTTATGCTAAAAAGCATAAACTTAGTTTAGATGATTTTGTAGCCCAGTATCAATCTAATACAATTAAAGAACCAAAGTTAGATGCGTATTTTACACATGACAGGAGTTTGCGTGAATCAGGGCATGATACTTCTTGGAGGTTAGATGACGTTTGTGCTGATTTAAATACAGTTGCGTTAAATAGTTTATTACACAAATACGAAACAGATTTTGCACAAATCATAAAAGCACACTTCAATAATATATTTGAAGATTACTCTTCTAATCAATGGCAAAACAAAGCCAATCAGAGATTAGAAAAAATGTATTCTTTAATGTGGAATCAAGAAAAAGGACAGTTTTTTGATTATAATTTTAAGACTGAAAAGCAAACTCTTTTCGAAAGTGCTTCTAATTATATTCCTCTTTGGACAGGAATACATAAAAACGATGCAAAAATAATGGTAACTTCTTTAATGAATCAGCTTAAAGAAGAAGGTGGTATTGCAGGTACTTCAAGAAACATGAATGCTAATTTGCCAAAAGATGCCATTCAACGTCAGTGGGATTATCCTAATGGTTGGGCTCCTCATCAAATGATGATTTGGAAAGGCTTAAAATTGCATGGGTTTCAAAATGAATTGCAAGAATTGGTATATAGATGGTTGTATATGATTACAATTAATGCCGTAAATTATAATGGTACAATTCCTGAAAAATATGATGTGGTTGCTGCAACCCATAAAGTATTTGCAGAGTATGGAAATGTAGGTACCGATTTTGAATACATTACTCAAGAAGGTTTTGGGTGGATGAATGCTTCATTTCAGTATGGGTTAACTTTACTTTCTGAAAATAATATTGCATCCTTAAATAATTTGGTGGCACCAAATAAACTTTTTAAAAGCGAATAA
- a CDS encoding MFS transporter, with protein MKLSKPKLSFWQIFNMNVGFLGIQYSFGLQQTAINPIFLYLGAPEDMLPILNIAGPVTGLIVQPIIGAMSDKTWSKRWGRRKPYFLIGALLGSVCLFAFPHSPVLWFAVGLLWILDVGNNMAMEPYRAFVGDKLPEKQLSLGYQMQSLFVGAGILLANGSIVLFQYWFGGESVEETGTIPQWLYYSFFIGAFLSLTTILYSVFKTPEIPPADEELEEINKIKSLPFSQRITQPFTEIIDAVKEMPKFMWKIGGVYLFQWYALFIYWQFTTPLFKKTLGYTTSEAASQAAKMSLTYNTVTMLVALALVPLTLKFGGKKIYALSLLGTAVALFAIPYISDPTLVLIPMVLFGIGWAAMMGIPYTMVSKIVPQDRRGVYMGILNMMIVIPMFIQTLSFGPIYKYILGDNAINAMLFAGVFFAISAFLASRLNVPKTAIDTDVEVAND; from the coding sequence ATGAAACTAAGCAAACCGAAATTATCCTTTTGGCAAATTTTTAATATGAATGTTGGATTCTTAGGAATTCAATATAGTTTTGGATTGCAGCAAACCGCAATTAATCCTATATTTTTATATCTAGGAGCTCCTGAAGATATGCTACCAATTTTAAATATTGCAGGTCCTGTAACAGGCTTAATTGTACAACCAATTATTGGTGCAATGTCAGATAAAACATGGTCTAAAAGATGGGGAAGAAGAAAACCTTACTTTTTAATTGGAGCATTGTTAGGTAGTGTCTGTTTATTTGCTTTTCCTCATAGTCCTGTGCTATGGTTTGCTGTTGGTTTATTATGGATTTTAGATGTTGGTAACAACATGGCTATGGAGCCTTATAGAGCTTTTGTAGGTGATAAATTGCCAGAAAAACAATTGAGTTTAGGGTATCAAATGCAAAGTTTATTTGTAGGTGCAGGAATTTTATTAGCAAACGGATCTATTGTTTTATTTCAATATTGGTTTGGAGGTGAATCTGTAGAAGAAACAGGTACCATTCCTCAATGGCTTTACTATTCTTTTTTTATTGGAGCATTTTTATCGTTAACTACCATTTTATATTCAGTTTTTAAAACACCAGAAATTCCTCCAGCAGATGAAGAGTTAGAAGAAATTAATAAAATTAAAAGTTTACCTTTTAGTCAGAGAATTACACAGCCTTTTACAGAAATTATAGATGCTGTAAAAGAGATGCCAAAGTTTATGTGGAAAATTGGTGGAGTATATTTATTTCAATGGTATGCATTATTCATTTATTGGCAATTTACAACACCTTTGTTCAAAAAAACTTTAGGGTACACTACATCAGAGGCAGCTTCTCAAGCAGCAAAAATGAGTTTAACTTACAATACAGTTACAATGTTAGTAGCATTGGCATTGGTGCCTTTAACATTAAAATTTGGAGGTAAAAAAATATATGCTTTAAGCCTATTAGGGACAGCTGTTGCTCTTTTTGCAATTCCATATATTTCAGATCCAACTTTAGTGCTAATTCCTATGGTTTTATTTGGTATTGGTTGGGCTGCAATGATGGGTATTCCTTATACAATGGTTTCCAAAATTGTTCCTCAAGATAGAAGAGGTGTTTATATGGGTATTTTAAATATGATGATTGTAATACCAATGTTTATTCAAACATTAAGTTTTGGACCAATTTATAAATATATTTTAGGAGATAATGCTATAAACGCTATGTTATTTGCAGGTGTTTTCTTTGCAATTTCTGCTTTCTTAGCAAGTCGTTTAAATGTTCCTAAAACAGCTATTGATACTGATGTAGAAGTTGCAAACGATTAA
- a CDS encoding cellulase family glycosylhydrolase, with translation MVCISLSIYACSNSDISNAVEVKGYNIIDNKITYNANPIQLIGANTLQSFGVGSQDLINWNLDITREFVGNVKENPVSGTPILDSNNQWLHSLEAIVAENRANNLITILCPFGWDGTTENLFTGKKPTETFFYSDFINQLELWAETFKDQDDVWIEVWNEPYRFDRADGYTDDIWLSDMTTLYQIVRNKTSSIILIPCAEQGQDESVLINVGSSFLNGKTNVLFDIHAYEKWLIDSEDNMSQRLSVLENKNLPVFFGEIAPVNSGVLMNPNPLLDLLSDSGISLAAWLWKYDENDQDALLTKDGNPNNVNNNNWGSSYRSLALKERNPKK, from the coding sequence ATGGTTTGTATTTCATTGAGTATATATGCTTGTAGTAATAGTGACATTAGTAATGCAGTAGAAGTTAAAGGATATAATATTATTGATAATAAAATTACGTACAATGCCAATCCAATTCAATTAATAGGAGCAAATACTTTACAAAGTTTTGGAGTAGGTAGTCAAGATTTGATTAATTGGAATTTAGATATTACCAGAGAATTTGTAGGTAATGTAAAAGAAAACCCTGTTTCTGGAACACCCATTTTAGACTCAAACAATCAATGGTTACATTCTTTAGAAGCTATTGTAGCAGAAAATAGAGCAAATAATCTTATCACTATTTTATGTCCTTTTGGATGGGATGGAACAACAGAGAATTTATTTACAGGTAAAAAACCAACAGAAACATTTTTTTATTCTGATTTTATAAATCAATTAGAATTATGGGCAGAAACTTTTAAAGATCAAGATGATGTTTGGATAGAAGTTTGGAACGAGCCATATCGTTTTGACAGAGCAGATGGTTATACAGATGATATTTGGTTGAGTGATATGACAACACTATATCAAATTGTAAGAAATAAAACCTCTAGTATAATTCTAATTCCTTGTGCAGAACAAGGTCAAGATGAAAGTGTATTAATAAATGTAGGTAGCTCCTTTTTAAATGGAAAAACTAATGTTTTGTTTGATATTCATGCCTACGAAAAATGGTTGATAGATTCAGAAGACAATATGTCTCAAAGACTATCTGTCTTAGAAAATAAAAACTTACCTGTATTTTTTGGTGAAATTGCTCCTGTAAATTCAGGTGTTTTAATGAATCCCAATCCTTTGTTAGATTTATTGAGTGATTCTGGCATTTCATTAGCAGCTTGGCTTTGGAAATATGATGAAAATGATCAAGATGCACTTTTAACCAAAGATGGTAATCCAAATAATGTAAACAATAACAATTGGGGCAGTTCATATAGAAGCCTTGCTTTAAAAGAACGAAATCCCAAAAAATAA